The sequence AGAGAGGGTAAAGAGAGAAAGATGGAGGAGTTGAGAGAGGCCTTTAGGATGTATGAGATGGAAGGGAGTGGGTGTATTACTGCAAAGAGCTTGAAAAGGATGCTGAGTAGATTGGGGGAGTCAAGAAGTGTGGAAGAGTGCAGTGTTATGATCGGACAGTTCGATGTAAATGGGGATGGGGTTCTGAGCTTTGATGAGTTCAAGCTCATGATGCTTTAATATTGTTTGATACCTTCCACGt is a genomic window of Vitis riparia cultivar Riparia Gloire de Montpellier isolate 1030 chromosome 1, EGFV_Vit.rip_1.0, whole genome shotgun sequence containing:
- the LOC117923883 gene encoding probable calcium-binding protein CML31, which produces MINCDVYERIFKRFDEDGDGKLSPSELRCCLGTIGEELLMEEAQEVVESMDSDGDGLLGLEEFVGWMEREGKERKMEELREAFRMYEMEGSGCITAKSLKRMLSRLGESRSVEECSVMIGQFDVNGDGVLSFDEFKLMML